One Fusarium musae strain F31 chromosome 6, whole genome shotgun sequence DNA segment encodes these proteins:
- a CDS encoding hypothetical protein (EggNog:ENOG41~BUSCO:EOG092624SJ) — MHMNSPYKHSPTPMNRTLPSGIFAYSCSRLSSKYLPGYIVARLGHFDAEKQKFLANLNVMLFTPCLIFTKLASQLNAEKLSDLAIIPVIFVVQTFVSWAVSYGVAKLFRFNRRASNFVTAMGVFGNSNSLPISLVLSLSQTLKGLHWDKVPGDNDDEVGARGILYLLIFQQLGQLVRWSWGYHVLLAPKDKYPEYREEIAEEGQRYHDDENQDDYQNAPLIDGLDGETEDEGDSHSIDSQNYDPAGRTPVANASRVSLAVSSDDEYLPKKPHLKNNEQQPDVVAPLNGNEGSMDSFPRVPALEDHEEPTGIADRTKSAIKSPFIRLGKATSQTLSNWYQKSPAPVKSCLKFTKRVAGKFNNFIWEFMNPPLWAMLIAILVASIPALQRLFFEEGSFVQNSVTNAVRSSGDVAVPLILVVLGANLARNTMAKDEALDPEEERIGNKLLIASLLCRMVLPTAIMAPMLALMAKYVPVSILDDPIFVIVCFLLTGAPSALQLAQICQINSVFEKTMGRILFQSYVIWILPSTLILVMMALEVVEWAR, encoded by the exons ATGCATATGAACTCCCCCTACAAACACTCGCCAACACCCATGAATCGCACCCTTCCATCGGGCATCTTTGCCTACTCGTGTTCGAGGCTGTCCTCGAAGTA TCTACCTGGTTACATCGTTGCGCGACTTGGACACTTCGATGCCGAGAAGCAGAAATTCTTGGCTAATCTAAATGTGATGCTATTCACACCATGCTTGA TTTTCACCAAGCTCGCCTCCCAGCTTAACGCTGAGAAGCTATCCGATCTCGCTATCATACcggtcatcttcgtcgtccaaACGTTTGTATCATGGGCTGTATCATATGGCGTCGCAAAGCTGTTCCGATTTAACAGGCGGGCATCCAACTTCGTTACAGCCATGGGTGTTTTCGGAAACTCTAACTCGTTACCTATCTCCCTTGTTTTGTCACTCTCTCAAACGCTGAAAGGCCTGCATTGGGACAAAGTTCCTGGCGATAACGATGACGAAGTTGGCGCACGTGGTATTCTCTACCTCCTTATCTTCCAGCAGCTTGGTCAGCTCGTCCGGTGGAGTTGGGGTTACCATGTCCTTCTTGCCCCTAAGGATAAATACCCCGAGTACCGCGAGGAGATTGCCGAGGAAGGCCAACGTTATCACGATGACGAGAATCAGGATGACTACCAGAATGCGCCTCTcattgatggccttgacggAGAAACAGAGGACGAGGGAGACAGCCACAGCATCGATTCGCAAAACTATGATCCTGCTGGCCGTACTCCTGTGGCAAATGCCTCCAGAGTTTCACTGGCAGTCTCTAGCGATGATGAATATCTGCCCAAAAAGCCGCATCTCAAGAATAACGAACAACAACCGGATGTTGTTGCGCCCCTTAATGGAAACGAAGGTAGCATGGATTCCTTCCCCCGTGTCCCGGCATTGGAGGATCATGAAGAGCCGACTGGCATCGCGGACCGGACTAAATCTGCCATTAAATCGCCCTTTATCCGTCTTGGAAAGGCAACATCCCAAACCCTCAGCAACTGGTACCAAAAGTCTCCAGCTCCTGTCAAATCTTGCTTGAAATTCACGAAGCGAGTGGCCGGGAAATTCAACAACTTTATCTGGGAATTCATGAACCCCCCTCTCTGGGCTATGTTGATTGCCATCCTCGTTGCCTCTATCCCGGCTCTTCAACGACTCTTCTTTGAGGAGGGCTCTTTCGTCCAGAATAGTGTGACCAACGCCGTTCGCTCTAGCGGAGATGTCGCTGTCCCACTGATCCTTGTTGTTCTCGGCGCCAATCTTGCTCGTAATACCATGGCTAAAGACGAGGCTCTAGACCCTGAGGAAGAGCGCATTGGCAACAAACTACTTATTGCCTCACTTCTTTGCCGTATGGTTCTACCCactgccatcatggctcccaTGCTTGCGCTTATGGCCAAATATGTACCCGTTAGCATTCTTGACGATCCAATTTTTGTTATCGTTTGTTTTTTGCTCACCGGAGCTCCCAGTGCCCTCCAGCTTGCTCAAATTTGTCAAATCAACAGTGTATTTGAGAAGACAATGGGCAGAATCTTGTTCCAGAGCTATGTCATCTG GATTCTTCCCTCTACTCTTATTTTGGTAATGATGGCcctcgaggttgttgagTGGGCTCGATGA
- a CDS encoding hypothetical protein (EggNog:ENOG41) yields the protein MAAQSAQSKALASLLKTGDYSDLTILCGKDQYRGHKAIIYPQPNFFKAAGWQIIPHRNEARPSWPPRARRAKRSSTFSKRATTPILRFHVAKISTATRGGKKTQDLDPK from the exons atggccgcTCAGAGCGCACAGAGTAAAGCGCTTGCTAG CCTTCTCAAAACAGGCGACTACTCTGATCTCACGATTTTATGTGGAAAAGATCAATACCGAGGACACAAGGCGATTATCTACCCGCAacccaacttcttcaaggccgCGGGATGGCAAATCATTCCGCACCGCAACGAAGCTCGGCCATCATGGCCGCCCAGAGCGCGCAGAGCAAAGCGCTCGTCGACCTTCTCAAAACGGGCGACTACTCCGATCTTACGATTTCATGTGGCAAAGATCAGTACCGCaactaggggaggaaagaaaactcaggaccttgatcccaagtga